Proteins encoded within one genomic window of Terriglobales bacterium:
- a CDS encoding prepilin-type N-terminal cleavage/methylation domain-containing protein — protein MSRDRGFSLIELLIVVAIILIIAAVAIPNFLRARISADEASAGSSVRKIATAEYAYNASYPDVGFAVDLASLGGPAACSPTSASACILDSVLTTGVKTGYTFLAAGFSPSGGANTSFVTSSAPQNFNITGVRNFCIVTDGVLRIDPGGAPPAADVPTCTAYPMRQ, from the coding sequence ATGAGCCGAGACAGAGGATTTTCACTGATCGAGCTGCTGATCGTCGTGGCGATAATCCTAATTATCGCGGCGGTGGCCATTCCCAACTTCCTGCGGGCACGTATTTCAGCGGATGAGGCCTCGGCGGGGAGTTCGGTACGTAAGATAGCGACCGCGGAGTACGCCTACAACGCATCGTATCCTGACGTGGGGTTTGCCGTTGATCTGGCCAGTTTGGGCGGACCGGCGGCTTGTAGTCCCACCTCGGCTAGTGCGTGCATACTGGACAGTGTTCTAACCACCGGAGTGAAAACTGGATATACTTTCCTGGCTGCAGGATTTTCGCCGAGTGGAGGTGCGAATACTTCCTTCGTGACCTCATCGGCTCCCCAGAACTTCAATATCACCGGCGTCCGCAACTTCTGTATTGTGACCGACGGAGTGTTGCGAATCGACCCAGGCGGCGCGCCCCCAGCCGCTGATGTCCCGACCTGCACCGCCTATCCGATGCGGCAATA